One genomic segment of Mus pahari chromosome 4, PAHARI_EIJ_v1.1, whole genome shotgun sequence includes these proteins:
- the Hipk1 gene encoding homeodomain-interacting protein kinase 1 isoform X2, with product MASQLQVFSPPSVSSSAFCSAKKLKIEPSGWDVSGQSSNDKYYTHSKTLPATQGQASSSHQVANFNIPAYDQGLLLPAPAVEHIVVTAADSSGSAATATFQSSQTLTHRSNVSLLEPYQKCGLKRKSEEVDSNGSVQIIEEHPPLMLQNRTVVGAAATTTTVTTKSSSSSGEGDYQLVQHEILCSMTNSYEVLEFLGRGTFGQVAKCWKRSTKEIVAIKILKNHPSYARQGQIEVSILSRLSSENADEYNFVRSYECFQHKNHTCLVFEMLEQNLYDFLKQNKFSPLPLKYIRPILQQVATALMKLKSLGLIHADLKPENIMLVDPVRQPYRVKVIDFGSASHVSKAVCSTYLQSRYYRAPEIILGLPFCEAIDMWSLGCVIAELFLGWPLYPGASEYDQIRYISQTQGLPAEYLLSAGTKTTRFFNRDPNLGYPLWRLKTPEEHELETGIKSKEARKYIFNCLDDMAQVNMSTDLEGTDMLAEKADRREYIDLLKKMLTIDADKRITPLKTLNHQFVTMNHLLDFPHSNHVKSCFQNMEICKRRVHMYDTVSQIKSPFTTHVAPNTSTNLTMSFSNQLNTVHNQASVLASSSTAAAATLSLANSDVSLLNYQSALYPSSAAPVPGVAQQSVSLQPGTTQICTQTDPFQQTFIVCPPAFQTGLQATTKHSGFPVRMDNAVPIVPQAPAAQPLQIQSGVLTQGSCTPLMVATLHPQVATITPQYAVPFTLSCAAGRPALVEQTAAVLQAWPGGTQQILLPSAWQQLPGVALHNSVQPAAVIPEAMGSSQQLADWRNAHSHGNQYSTIMQQPSLLTNHVTLATAQPLNVGVAHVVRQQQSSSLPSKKNKQSAPASSKSSLEVLPSQVYSLVGSSPLRTTSSYNSLVPVQDQHQPIIIPDTPSPPVSVITIRSDTDEEEDNKYKPNSSSLKARSNVISYVTVNDSPDSDSSLSSPYPTDTLSALRGNSGTLLEGPGRPAADGVGTRTIIVPPLKTQLGDCTVATQASGLLSTKTKPVASVSGQSSGCCITPTGYRAQRGGTSAVQPLNLSQNQQSSSASTSQERSSNPAPRRQQAFVAPLSQAPYAFQHGSPLHSTGHPHLAPAPAHLPSQPHLYTYAAPTSAAALGSTSSIAHLFSPQGSSRHAAAYTTHPSTLVHQVPVSVGPSLLTSASVAPAQYQHQFATQSYIGSSRGSTIYTGYPLSPTKISQYSYL from the exons ATGGCATCACAGCTGCAGGTGTTTTCGCCCCCATCAGTGTCGTCGAGTGCCTTCTGCAGtgcaaagaaactgaaaatagagCCCTCTGGCTGGGATGTTTCAGGACAGAGCAGCAACGACAAATATTATACCCACAGCAAAACCCTCCCAGCTACACAAGGGCAAGCCAGCTCCTCTCACCAGGTAGCAAATTTCAATATTCCTGCTTACGACCAGGgcctcctcctcccagctcctgcGGTGGAGCATATTGTGGTAACAGCTGCTGATAGCTCAGGCAGCGCCGCTACGGCAACCTTCCAAAGCAGCCAGACCCTGACTCACAGGAGCAACGTTTCTTTGCTTGAGCCATATCAAAAATGTGGATTGAAGAGAAAGAGTGAGGAAGTGGACAGCAACGGTAGCGTGCAGATCATAGAAGAACATCCCCCTCTCATGCTGCAGAACAGAACCGTGGTGGGTGCTGCTGCCACGACCACCACTGTGACCACCAAGAGTAGCAGTTCCAGCGGAGAAGGGGATTACCAGCTGGTCCAGCACGAGATCCTTTGCTCTATGACCAACAGCTATGAAGTCCTGGAGTTCCTAGGCCGAGGGACATTTGGACAGGTGGCAAAGTGCTGGAAGCGGAGCACCAAGGAAATTGTGGCCATTAAGATCTTGAAGAACCACCCCTCCTATGCCAGACAAGGACAGATCGAAGTGAGCATCCTTTCCCGCCTAAGCAGTGAAAACGCTGATGAGTATAATTTCGTCCGTTCTTATGAGTGTTTTCAGCACAAGAATCATACCTGCCTCGTGTTTGAGATGTTGGAGCAGAACTTGTACGATTTTCTAAAGCAGAACAAGTTTAGCCCACTGCCACTCAAGTACATAAGACCAATCTTGCAGCAGGTGGCCACAGCCCTGATGAAGCTCAAGAGTCTTGGTCTGATCCATGCTGACCTTAAACCTGAGAACATAATGCTAGTCGATCCAGTTCGCCAGCCCTACCGAGTGAAGGTCATTGACTTTGGTTCTGCTAGTCATGTTTCCAAAGCCGTGTGTTCCACCTACCTGCAATCACGCTACTACAG AGCGCCTGAGATTATTCTTGGATTACCATTCTGTGAAGCTATTGACATGTGGTCACTGGGCTGTGTAATAGCTGAGTTGTTCCTGGGATGGCCTCTTTATCCTGGTGCTTCAGAATACGATCAG ATTCGTTATATTTCACAAACACAAGGCCTGCCAGCTGAGTATCTTCTCAGTGCCGGAACAAAAACAACCAGGTTTTTCAACAGAGATCCTAACTTGGGGTACCCACTGTGGAGGCTTAAG ACACCTGAAGAACATGAATTGGAGACTGGAATAAAGTCAAAAGAAGCTCGGAAGTACATTTTTAACTGTTTAGATGACATGGCTCAG GTAAATATGTCTACAGACTTAGAGGGAACAGATATGTTAGCAGAGAAAGCAGATCGGAGAGAGTATATTGATCTCCTAAAGAAAATGCTGACGATTGATGCAGATAAGAGAATCACGCCTCTGAAAACTCTTAACCACCAGTTTGTGACAATGAATCACCTCCTGGACTTTCCACACAGTAACCA TGTTAAGTCCTGTTTCCAGAACATGGAGATCTGCAAGCGGAGGGTTCACATGTATGACACAGTGAGTCAGATCAAGAGTCCCTTCACTACACATGTCGCTCCAAATACAAGCACAAATCTAACCATGAGCTTCAGCAACCAGCTCAACACAGTGCACAATCAG GCCAGTGTTCTGGCTTCCAGctctacagcagcagcagctactcTTTCCCTGGCTAATTCAGATGTCTCGCTGCTAAACTACCAATCGGCTCTGTACCCATCGTCGGCAGCGCCGGTTCCCGGAGTTGCCCAGCAGAGTGTTTCCTTACAACCTGGAACCACCCAGATCTGCACTCAGACAGATCCATTCCAGCAAACGTTTATAGTATGCCCACCTGCTTTTCAGA CTGGGctacaagcaacaacaaaacattctGGGTTCCCTGTGAGGATGGATAATGCTGTGCCAATCGTACCCCAGGCGCCTGCTGCTCAGCCACTGCAGATCCAGTCAGGAGTGCTCACACAG GGAAGCTGTACACCACTAATGGTAGCAACTCTCCACCCTCAAGTAGCCACCATCACGCCGCAGTATGCGGTGCCCTTTACCCTGAGCTGCGCAGCAGGCCGGCCGGCGCTGGTTGAACAGACTGCTGCTGTACTG CAAGCCTGGCCCGGAGGAACCCAGCAAATTCTCCTGCCTTCAGCTTGGCAGCAGCTGCCCGGGGTAGCTCTGCACAACTCTGTCCAGCCTGCTGCAGTGATTCCAGAGGCCATGGGGAGCAGCCAACAGCTAGCTGACTGGAG GAATGCCCACTCTCATGGCAACCAGTACAGCACTATCATGCAACAGCCATCTTTGCTGACCAACCATGTGACCTTGGCCACTGCTCAGCCTCTGAATGTTGGTGTTGCCCATGTTGTCAGACAACAACAGTCTAGTTCCCTCCCTTCAAAGAAGAATAAGCAGTCTGCTCCAGCTTCATCCAA ATCCTCTCTGGAAGTTCTGCCTTCTCAAGTTTATTCTCTGGTTGGGAGTAGTCCTCTTCGTACCACATCTTCTTATAATTCCCTAGTCCCTGTCCAAGACCAGCATCAGCCAATCATCATTCCAGATACTCCCAGCCCTCCTGTGAGTGTCATCACTATCCGCAGTGACACTGATGAAGAAGAGGACAACAAATACAAGCCCAATAG CTCGAGCCTGAAGGCGAGGTCTAATGTCATCAGTTATGTCACTGTCAATGATTCTCCAGACTCCGACTCCTCCCTGAGCAGCCCATATCCCACAGACACTCTGAGTGCTCTGCGGGGCAACAGTGGGACCCTTCTGGAGGGACCTGGTAGACCTGCAGCAGATGGCGTTGGCACCCGTACTATCATTGTACCTCCTTTGAAAACACAGCTTGGCGACTGCACTGTAGCAACACAGGCCTCAG GTCTCCTTAGCACTAAGACCAAGCCAGTGGCCTCAGTGAGTGGGCAGTCATCTGGATGCTGTATCACTCCCACAGGGTACCGGGCTCAACGAGGGGGAACCAGCGCAGTGCAGCCACTCAACCTTAGCCAG aACCAGCAGTCATCATCAGCTTCAACCTCGCAGGAGAGAAGCAGCAACCCTGCTCCCCGCAGACAGCAGGCATTCGTGGCCCCGCTCTCCCAAGCCCCCTACGCCTTCCAGCATGGCAGCCCATTGCACTCGACGGGGCACCCACACTTGGCCCCAGCCCCTGCTCACCTGCCAAGCCAGCCTCACCTGTATACGTACGCTGCCCCCACGTCTGCTGCCGCTCTGGGCTCCACCAGTTCGATTGCTCATCTCTTCTCCCCCCAGGGCTCCTCGAGGCATGCTGCAGCTTACACCACACACCCTAGCACTCTGGTgcatcaggttcctgtcagtgtCGGGCCCAGCCTCCTCACTTCTGCCAGCGTGGCCCCTGCTCAGTACCAACACCAGTTTGCCACTCAGTCCTACATCGGGTCTTCCCGCGGCTCAACAATTTACACTGGATACCCGCTGAGTCCTACCAAGATCAGTCAGTATTCTTATTTGTAG
- the Hipk1 gene encoding homeodomain-interacting protein kinase 1 isoform X4 yields MPCPVGWRRLSGVKGMASQLQVFSPPSVSSSAFCSAKKLKIEPSGWDVSGQSSNDKYYTHSKTLPATQGQASSSHQVANFNIPAYDQGLLLPAPAVEHIVVTAADSSGSAATATFQSSQTLTHRSNVSLLEPYQKCGLKRKSEEVDSNGSVQIIEEHPPLMLQNRTVVGAAATTTTVTTKSSSSSGEGDYQLVQHEILCSMTNSYEVLEFLGRGTFGQVAKCWKRSTKEIVAIKILKNHPSYARQGQIEVSILSRLSSENADEYNFVRSYECFQHKNHTCLVFEMLEQNLYDFLKQNKFSPLPLKYIRPILQQVATALMKLKSLGLIHADLKPENIMLVDPVRQPYRVKVIDFGSASHVSKAVCSTYLQSRYYRAPEIILGLPFCEAIDMWSLGCVIAELFLGWPLYPGASEYDQIRYISQTQGLPAEYLLSAGTKTTRFFNRDPNLGYPLWRLKTPEEHELETGIKSKEARKYIFNCLDDMAQVNMSTDLEGTDMLAEKADRREYIDLLKKMLTIDADKRITPLKTLNHQFVTMNHLLDFPHSNHVKSCFQNMEICKRRVHMYDTASVLASSSTAAAATLSLANSDVSLLNYQSALYPSSAAPVPGVAQQSVSLQPGTTQICTQTDPFQQTFIVCPPAFQTGLQATTKHSGFPVRMDNAVPIVPQAPAAQPLQIQSGVLTQGSCTPLMVATLHPQVATITPQYAVPFTLSCAAGRPALVEQTAAVLQAWPGGTQQILLPSAWQQLPGVALHNSVQPAAVIPEAMGSSQQLADWRNAHSHGNQYSTIMQQPSLLTNHVTLATAQPLNVGVAHVVRQQQSSSLPSKKNKQSAPASSKSSLEVLPSQVYSLVGSSPLRTTSSYNSLVPVQDQHQPIIIPDTPSPPVSVITIRSDTDEEEDNKYKPNSSSLKARSNVISYVTVNDSPDSDSSLSSPYPTDTLSALRGNSGTLLEGPGRPAADGVGTRTIIVPPLKTQLGDCTVATQASGLLSTKTKPVASVSGQSSGCCITPTGYRAQRGGTSAVQPLNLSQNQQSSSASTSQERSSNPAPRRQQAFVAPLSQAPYAFQHGSPLHSTGHPHLAPAPAHLPSQPHLYTYAAPTSAAALGSTSSIAHLFSPQGSSRHAAAYTTHPSTLVHQVPVSVGPSLLTSASVAPAQYQHQFATQSYIGSSRGSTIYTGYPLSPTKISQYSYL; encoded by the exons GTATGGCATCACAGCTGCAGGTGTTTTCGCCCCCATCAGTGTCGTCGAGTGCCTTCTGCAGtgcaaagaaactgaaaatagagCCCTCTGGCTGGGATGTTTCAGGACAGAGCAGCAACGACAAATATTATACCCACAGCAAAACCCTCCCAGCTACACAAGGGCAAGCCAGCTCCTCTCACCAGGTAGCAAATTTCAATATTCCTGCTTACGACCAGGgcctcctcctcccagctcctgcGGTGGAGCATATTGTGGTAACAGCTGCTGATAGCTCAGGCAGCGCCGCTACGGCAACCTTCCAAAGCAGCCAGACCCTGACTCACAGGAGCAACGTTTCTTTGCTTGAGCCATATCAAAAATGTGGATTGAAGAGAAAGAGTGAGGAAGTGGACAGCAACGGTAGCGTGCAGATCATAGAAGAACATCCCCCTCTCATGCTGCAGAACAGAACCGTGGTGGGTGCTGCTGCCACGACCACCACTGTGACCACCAAGAGTAGCAGTTCCAGCGGAGAAGGGGATTACCAGCTGGTCCAGCACGAGATCCTTTGCTCTATGACCAACAGCTATGAAGTCCTGGAGTTCCTAGGCCGAGGGACATTTGGACAGGTGGCAAAGTGCTGGAAGCGGAGCACCAAGGAAATTGTGGCCATTAAGATCTTGAAGAACCACCCCTCCTATGCCAGACAAGGACAGATCGAAGTGAGCATCCTTTCCCGCCTAAGCAGTGAAAACGCTGATGAGTATAATTTCGTCCGTTCTTATGAGTGTTTTCAGCACAAGAATCATACCTGCCTCGTGTTTGAGATGTTGGAGCAGAACTTGTACGATTTTCTAAAGCAGAACAAGTTTAGCCCACTGCCACTCAAGTACATAAGACCAATCTTGCAGCAGGTGGCCACAGCCCTGATGAAGCTCAAGAGTCTTGGTCTGATCCATGCTGACCTTAAACCTGAGAACATAATGCTAGTCGATCCAGTTCGCCAGCCCTACCGAGTGAAGGTCATTGACTTTGGTTCTGCTAGTCATGTTTCCAAAGCCGTGTGTTCCACCTACCTGCAATCACGCTACTACAG AGCGCCTGAGATTATTCTTGGATTACCATTCTGTGAAGCTATTGACATGTGGTCACTGGGCTGTGTAATAGCTGAGTTGTTCCTGGGATGGCCTCTTTATCCTGGTGCTTCAGAATACGATCAG ATTCGTTATATTTCACAAACACAAGGCCTGCCAGCTGAGTATCTTCTCAGTGCCGGAACAAAAACAACCAGGTTTTTCAACAGAGATCCTAACTTGGGGTACCCACTGTGGAGGCTTAAG ACACCTGAAGAACATGAATTGGAGACTGGAATAAAGTCAAAAGAAGCTCGGAAGTACATTTTTAACTGTTTAGATGACATGGCTCAG GTAAATATGTCTACAGACTTAGAGGGAACAGATATGTTAGCAGAGAAAGCAGATCGGAGAGAGTATATTGATCTCCTAAAGAAAATGCTGACGATTGATGCAGATAAGAGAATCACGCCTCTGAAAACTCTTAACCACCAGTTTGTGACAATGAATCACCTCCTGGACTTTCCACACAGTAACCA TGTTAAGTCCTGTTTCCAGAACATGGAGATCTGCAAGCGGAGGGTTCACATGTATGACACA GCCAGTGTTCTGGCTTCCAGctctacagcagcagcagctactcTTTCCCTGGCTAATTCAGATGTCTCGCTGCTAAACTACCAATCGGCTCTGTACCCATCGTCGGCAGCGCCGGTTCCCGGAGTTGCCCAGCAGAGTGTTTCCTTACAACCTGGAACCACCCAGATCTGCACTCAGACAGATCCATTCCAGCAAACGTTTATAGTATGCCCACCTGCTTTTCAGA CTGGGctacaagcaacaacaaaacattctGGGTTCCCTGTGAGGATGGATAATGCTGTGCCAATCGTACCCCAGGCGCCTGCTGCTCAGCCACTGCAGATCCAGTCAGGAGTGCTCACACAG GGAAGCTGTACACCACTAATGGTAGCAACTCTCCACCCTCAAGTAGCCACCATCACGCCGCAGTATGCGGTGCCCTTTACCCTGAGCTGCGCAGCAGGCCGGCCGGCGCTGGTTGAACAGACTGCTGCTGTACTG CAAGCCTGGCCCGGAGGAACCCAGCAAATTCTCCTGCCTTCAGCTTGGCAGCAGCTGCCCGGGGTAGCTCTGCACAACTCTGTCCAGCCTGCTGCAGTGATTCCAGAGGCCATGGGGAGCAGCCAACAGCTAGCTGACTGGAG GAATGCCCACTCTCATGGCAACCAGTACAGCACTATCATGCAACAGCCATCTTTGCTGACCAACCATGTGACCTTGGCCACTGCTCAGCCTCTGAATGTTGGTGTTGCCCATGTTGTCAGACAACAACAGTCTAGTTCCCTCCCTTCAAAGAAGAATAAGCAGTCTGCTCCAGCTTCATCCAA ATCCTCTCTGGAAGTTCTGCCTTCTCAAGTTTATTCTCTGGTTGGGAGTAGTCCTCTTCGTACCACATCTTCTTATAATTCCCTAGTCCCTGTCCAAGACCAGCATCAGCCAATCATCATTCCAGATACTCCCAGCCCTCCTGTGAGTGTCATCACTATCCGCAGTGACACTGATGAAGAAGAGGACAACAAATACAAGCCCAATAG CTCGAGCCTGAAGGCGAGGTCTAATGTCATCAGTTATGTCACTGTCAATGATTCTCCAGACTCCGACTCCTCCCTGAGCAGCCCATATCCCACAGACACTCTGAGTGCTCTGCGGGGCAACAGTGGGACCCTTCTGGAGGGACCTGGTAGACCTGCAGCAGATGGCGTTGGCACCCGTACTATCATTGTACCTCCTTTGAAAACACAGCTTGGCGACTGCACTGTAGCAACACAGGCCTCAG GTCTCCTTAGCACTAAGACCAAGCCAGTGGCCTCAGTGAGTGGGCAGTCATCTGGATGCTGTATCACTCCCACAGGGTACCGGGCTCAACGAGGGGGAACCAGCGCAGTGCAGCCACTCAACCTTAGCCAG aACCAGCAGTCATCATCAGCTTCAACCTCGCAGGAGAGAAGCAGCAACCCTGCTCCCCGCAGACAGCAGGCATTCGTGGCCCCGCTCTCCCAAGCCCCCTACGCCTTCCAGCATGGCAGCCCATTGCACTCGACGGGGCACCCACACTTGGCCCCAGCCCCTGCTCACCTGCCAAGCCAGCCTCACCTGTATACGTACGCTGCCCCCACGTCTGCTGCCGCTCTGGGCTCCACCAGTTCGATTGCTCATCTCTTCTCCCCCCAGGGCTCCTCGAGGCATGCTGCAGCTTACACCACACACCCTAGCACTCTGGTgcatcaggttcctgtcagtgtCGGGCCCAGCCTCCTCACTTCTGCCAGCGTGGCCCCTGCTCAGTACCAACACCAGTTTGCCACTCAGTCCTACATCGGGTCTTCCCGCGGCTCAACAATTTACACTGGATACCCGCTGAGTCCTACCAAGATCAGTCAGTATTCTTATTTGTAG
- the Hipk1 gene encoding homeodomain-interacting protein kinase 1 isoform X3 — translation MPCPVGWRRLSGVKGMASQLQVFSPPSVSSSAFCSAKKLKIEPSGWDVSGQSSNDKYYTHSKTLPATQGQASSSHQVANFNIPAYDQGLLLPAPAVEHIVVTAADSSGSAATATFQSSQTLTHRSNVSLLEPYQKCGLKRKSEEVDSNGSVQIIEEHPPLMLQNRTVVGAAATTTTVTTKSSSSSGEGDYQLVQHEILCSMTNSYEVLEFLGRGTFGQVAKCWKRSTKEIVAIKILKNHPSYARQGQIEVSILSRLSSENADEYNFVRSYECFQHKNHTCLVFEMLEQNLYDFLKQNKFSPLPLKYIRPILQQVATALMKLKSLGLIHADLKPENIMLVDPVRQPYRVKVIDFGSASHVSKAVCSTYLQSRYYRAPEIILGLPFCEAIDMWSLGCVIAELFLGWPLYPGASEYDQIRYISQTQGLPAEYLLSAGTKTTRFFNRDPNLGYPLWRLKTPEEHELETGIKSKEARKYIFNCLDDMAQVNMSTDLEGTDMLAEKADRREYIDLLKKMLTIDADKRITPLKTLNHQFVTMNHLLDFPHSNHVKSCFQNMEICKRRVHMYDTVSQIKSPFTTHVAPNTSTNLTMSFSNQLNTVHNQASVLASSSTAAAATLSLANSDVSLLNYQSALYPSSAAPVPGVAQQSVSLQPGTTQICTQTDPFQQTFIVCPPAFQTGLQATTKHSGFPVRMDNAVPIVPQAPAAQPLQIQSGVLTQGSCTPLMVATLHPQVATITPQYAVPFTLSCAAGRPALVEQTAAVLQAWPGGTQQILLPSAWQQLPGVALHNSVQPAAVIPEAMGSSQQLADWRNAHSHGNQYSTIMQQPSLLTNHVTLATAQPLNVGVAHVVRQQQSSSLPSKKNKQSAPASSKSSLEVLPSQVYSLVGSSPLRTTSSYNSLVPVQDQHQPIIIPDTPSPPVSVITIRSDTDEEEDNKYKPNSSSLKARSNVISYVTVNDSPDSDSSLSSPYPTDTLSALRGNSGTLLEGPGRPAADGVGTRTIIVPPLKTQLGDCTVATQASGYRAQRGGTSAVQPLNLSQNQQSSSASTSQERSSNPAPRRQQAFVAPLSQAPYAFQHGSPLHSTGHPHLAPAPAHLPSQPHLYTYAAPTSAAALGSTSSIAHLFSPQGSSRHAAAYTTHPSTLVHQVPVSVGPSLLTSASVAPAQYQHQFATQSYIGSSRGSTIYTGYPLSPTKISQYSYL, via the exons GTATGGCATCACAGCTGCAGGTGTTTTCGCCCCCATCAGTGTCGTCGAGTGCCTTCTGCAGtgcaaagaaactgaaaatagagCCCTCTGGCTGGGATGTTTCAGGACAGAGCAGCAACGACAAATATTATACCCACAGCAAAACCCTCCCAGCTACACAAGGGCAAGCCAGCTCCTCTCACCAGGTAGCAAATTTCAATATTCCTGCTTACGACCAGGgcctcctcctcccagctcctgcGGTGGAGCATATTGTGGTAACAGCTGCTGATAGCTCAGGCAGCGCCGCTACGGCAACCTTCCAAAGCAGCCAGACCCTGACTCACAGGAGCAACGTTTCTTTGCTTGAGCCATATCAAAAATGTGGATTGAAGAGAAAGAGTGAGGAAGTGGACAGCAACGGTAGCGTGCAGATCATAGAAGAACATCCCCCTCTCATGCTGCAGAACAGAACCGTGGTGGGTGCTGCTGCCACGACCACCACTGTGACCACCAAGAGTAGCAGTTCCAGCGGAGAAGGGGATTACCAGCTGGTCCAGCACGAGATCCTTTGCTCTATGACCAACAGCTATGAAGTCCTGGAGTTCCTAGGCCGAGGGACATTTGGACAGGTGGCAAAGTGCTGGAAGCGGAGCACCAAGGAAATTGTGGCCATTAAGATCTTGAAGAACCACCCCTCCTATGCCAGACAAGGACAGATCGAAGTGAGCATCCTTTCCCGCCTAAGCAGTGAAAACGCTGATGAGTATAATTTCGTCCGTTCTTATGAGTGTTTTCAGCACAAGAATCATACCTGCCTCGTGTTTGAGATGTTGGAGCAGAACTTGTACGATTTTCTAAAGCAGAACAAGTTTAGCCCACTGCCACTCAAGTACATAAGACCAATCTTGCAGCAGGTGGCCACAGCCCTGATGAAGCTCAAGAGTCTTGGTCTGATCCATGCTGACCTTAAACCTGAGAACATAATGCTAGTCGATCCAGTTCGCCAGCCCTACCGAGTGAAGGTCATTGACTTTGGTTCTGCTAGTCATGTTTCCAAAGCCGTGTGTTCCACCTACCTGCAATCACGCTACTACAG AGCGCCTGAGATTATTCTTGGATTACCATTCTGTGAAGCTATTGACATGTGGTCACTGGGCTGTGTAATAGCTGAGTTGTTCCTGGGATGGCCTCTTTATCCTGGTGCTTCAGAATACGATCAG ATTCGTTATATTTCACAAACACAAGGCCTGCCAGCTGAGTATCTTCTCAGTGCCGGAACAAAAACAACCAGGTTTTTCAACAGAGATCCTAACTTGGGGTACCCACTGTGGAGGCTTAAG ACACCTGAAGAACATGAATTGGAGACTGGAATAAAGTCAAAAGAAGCTCGGAAGTACATTTTTAACTGTTTAGATGACATGGCTCAG GTAAATATGTCTACAGACTTAGAGGGAACAGATATGTTAGCAGAGAAAGCAGATCGGAGAGAGTATATTGATCTCCTAAAGAAAATGCTGACGATTGATGCAGATAAGAGAATCACGCCTCTGAAAACTCTTAACCACCAGTTTGTGACAATGAATCACCTCCTGGACTTTCCACACAGTAACCA TGTTAAGTCCTGTTTCCAGAACATGGAGATCTGCAAGCGGAGGGTTCACATGTATGACACAGTGAGTCAGATCAAGAGTCCCTTCACTACACATGTCGCTCCAAATACAAGCACAAATCTAACCATGAGCTTCAGCAACCAGCTCAACACAGTGCACAATCAG GCCAGTGTTCTGGCTTCCAGctctacagcagcagcagctactcTTTCCCTGGCTAATTCAGATGTCTCGCTGCTAAACTACCAATCGGCTCTGTACCCATCGTCGGCAGCGCCGGTTCCCGGAGTTGCCCAGCAGAGTGTTTCCTTACAACCTGGAACCACCCAGATCTGCACTCAGACAGATCCATTCCAGCAAACGTTTATAGTATGCCCACCTGCTTTTCAGA CTGGGctacaagcaacaacaaaacattctGGGTTCCCTGTGAGGATGGATAATGCTGTGCCAATCGTACCCCAGGCGCCTGCTGCTCAGCCACTGCAGATCCAGTCAGGAGTGCTCACACAG GGAAGCTGTACACCACTAATGGTAGCAACTCTCCACCCTCAAGTAGCCACCATCACGCCGCAGTATGCGGTGCCCTTTACCCTGAGCTGCGCAGCAGGCCGGCCGGCGCTGGTTGAACAGACTGCTGCTGTACTG CAAGCCTGGCCCGGAGGAACCCAGCAAATTCTCCTGCCTTCAGCTTGGCAGCAGCTGCCCGGGGTAGCTCTGCACAACTCTGTCCAGCCTGCTGCAGTGATTCCAGAGGCCATGGGGAGCAGCCAACAGCTAGCTGACTGGAG GAATGCCCACTCTCATGGCAACCAGTACAGCACTATCATGCAACAGCCATCTTTGCTGACCAACCATGTGACCTTGGCCACTGCTCAGCCTCTGAATGTTGGTGTTGCCCATGTTGTCAGACAACAACAGTCTAGTTCCCTCCCTTCAAAGAAGAATAAGCAGTCTGCTCCAGCTTCATCCAA ATCCTCTCTGGAAGTTCTGCCTTCTCAAGTTTATTCTCTGGTTGGGAGTAGTCCTCTTCGTACCACATCTTCTTATAATTCCCTAGTCCCTGTCCAAGACCAGCATCAGCCAATCATCATTCCAGATACTCCCAGCCCTCCTGTGAGTGTCATCACTATCCGCAGTGACACTGATGAAGAAGAGGACAACAAATACAAGCCCAATAG CTCGAGCCTGAAGGCGAGGTCTAATGTCATCAGTTATGTCACTGTCAATGATTCTCCAGACTCCGACTCCTCCCTGAGCAGCCCATATCCCACAGACACTCTGAGTGCTCTGCGGGGCAACAGTGGGACCCTTCTGGAGGGACCTGGTAGACCTGCAGCAGATGGCGTTGGCACCCGTACTATCATTGTACCTCCTTTGAAAACACAGCTTGGCGACTGCACTGTAGCAACACAGGCCTCAG GGTACCGGGCTCAACGAGGGGGAACCAGCGCAGTGCAGCCACTCAACCTTAGCCAG aACCAGCAGTCATCATCAGCTTCAACCTCGCAGGAGAGAAGCAGCAACCCTGCTCCCCGCAGACAGCAGGCATTCGTGGCCCCGCTCTCCCAAGCCCCCTACGCCTTCCAGCATGGCAGCCCATTGCACTCGACGGGGCACCCACACTTGGCCCCAGCCCCTGCTCACCTGCCAAGCCAGCCTCACCTGTATACGTACGCTGCCCCCACGTCTGCTGCCGCTCTGGGCTCCACCAGTTCGATTGCTCATCTCTTCTCCCCCCAGGGCTCCTCGAGGCATGCTGCAGCTTACACCACACACCCTAGCACTCTGGTgcatcaggttcctgtcagtgtCGGGCCCAGCCTCCTCACTTCTGCCAGCGTGGCCCCTGCTCAGTACCAACACCAGTTTGCCACTCAGTCCTACATCGGGTCTTCCCGCGGCTCAACAATTTACACTGGATACCCGCTGAGTCCTACCAAGATCAGTCAGTATTCTTATTTGTAG